The Glycine soja cultivar W05 chromosome 3, ASM419377v2, whole genome shotgun sequence genome window below encodes:
- the LOC114405049 gene encoding uncharacterized protein LOC114405049 codes for MDFSQFSLTEKKSIMSEEVEMNVENEEDVGVKVDCSDTFNTSELFGSRDEVLQWARSLAHDIEFVAVIMRSDTNIGVRGRASFLLIACERSGEYRPKKHNLVRTCTGSRKCGCPFKLRAKPVSGGDDWMVKLICGIHNHKMANSLVGHPYAGRMTKDEKIVVADMTKFMDSIENIIDVKVDGNCGYRAIAAQLGIGEESWSLVRNHLHKELTSWFEEYINLVGGIERFEELKRFLLVDDLSKVTMDKWMNITDMGYIIASRYNVIVVSLSQQQSMTFFPLISQILLRDHYPLPPVALL; via the exons ATGGATTTTAGTCAGTTTTCGTTGACGGAGAAGAAGAG TATcatgtctgaagaagttgaaATGAATGTTGAAAATGAGGAAGATGTTGGCGTTAAAGTTGATTGTTCTGATACCTTTAATACTTCTGAG TTGTTTGGTAGTCGTGATGAAGTTTTACAATGGGCTCGATCGTTGGCTCATGACATTGAATTTGTTGCCGTTATAATGAGGTCAGACACCAATATTGGTGTTCGAGGAAGAGCCTCATTTTTGTTGATAGCTTGTGAAAGGAGTGGGGAGTATAGGCCTAAGAAACATAATTTGGTAAGAACATGCACTGGTAGTAGAAAATGTGGATGCCCGTTTAAGTTGCGTGCAAAGCCAGTTTCAGGAGGAGACGactggatggtgaagttaattTGTGGGATTCACAATCACAAAATGGCAAATTCATTGGTTGGGCATCCATATGCAGGTCGAATGACAAAGGATGAGAAGATTGTTGttgctgatatgacgaagttcatg GATTCTATTGAAAACATTATTGATGTCAAAGTAGATGGTAATTGTGGTTATCGTGCAATAGCTGCCCAATTGGGTATAGGTGAAGAATCGTGGTCATTAGTGAGGAACCATTTGCACAAAGAACTAACTAGTTGGTTTGAAGAGTATATCAACCTGGTTGGTGGCATAgagagatttgaggaattaaagcgTTTTCTACTTGTTGACGACTTATCTAAG GTTACCATGGACAAGTGGATGAATATTACGGATATGGGATACATCATTGCTTCACGATACAACGTGATCGTTGTTTCTCTTTcacaacaacaaagcatgacattttttcctcttataaGTCAG ATTTTATTACGAGACCACTATCCTTTACCACCAGTGGCGTTGCTATAG